Proteins co-encoded in one Ziziphus jujuba cultivar Dongzao chromosome 9, ASM3175591v1 genomic window:
- the LOC112492871 gene encoding serine carboxypeptidase-like 8, with translation MRRSSNINCLSLQKVSRWFLFLLLSHTASSQSIIKKLPGFSGDLPFNLETGYVGVGDLDDFQLYYYFIESERSPENDPLLLWLTGGPCCSSFSGLVYEIGPLFFNYANSTENSITLELNPYSWTKVANIIFIDAPVGTGFSYSKSSQGYQSNDILYASQAYEFLQKWLMAHPKFMKNSLYIGGDSYSGKIVPLIVQKVSHGSEAGSQPVLNLKGYVLGNPLTYLKQDFNYRVEYANRMALLSDTIYKSAKRNCKGNYVDVDPNNQLCLNALKIVDKCVGKVSLEHILLPNCHGTDLNSFVEDSVTDFAAPYEQQKCKNDRRKFSNIWMNYIDVQKALKIREGTKTAWARCNRTLPYIYGYESSIGLHRNFTHKFLRALIYSGDHDMTIPYLSTHAWIKSLHLGIEDDWRPWFSDDDQVAGYTIRYANEKYHLTFATIKGGAHTAPEFNPQECFAMISRWFASFIL, from the exons aTGAGGAGAAGTTCCAACATCAACTGTCTGAGTCTGCAGAAAGTCTCACGCTGGTTTCTATTTCTGCTGCTTTCCCACACAGCTTCTTCCCAATCAATCATAAAGAAGCTACCGGGCTTTTCTGGTGACCTTCCTTTCAATCTTGAAACTGG GTACGTTGGGGTGGGCGATTTGGATGATTTCCAGCTCTATTATTACTTCATAGAGTCCGAAAGGAGTCCAGAAAATGATCCTCTCTTGCTTTGGCTCACTGGTGGCCCATGTTGTTCTTCGTTTTCGGGACTCGTTTATGAAATTG gCCCACTATTTTTCAATTATGCGAATTCAACAGAGAATTCAATAACGCTGGAACTGAATCCTTATTCGTGGACAAAG GTAGCAAACATAATATTCATAGATGCACCAGTTGGCACAGGATTCTCTTACTCTAAAAGTTCCCAAGGCTATCAGAGCAATGATATCTTATATGCATCACAAGCCTACGAGTTTCTCCAAAAG TGGCTTATGGCTCATCCCAAGTTTATGAAAAATTCACTCTATATTGGTGGAGATTCGTATTCTGGCAAGATTGTTCCCCTTATAGTTCAAAAAGTATCTCAtg GAAGTGAAGCCGGAAGTCAGCCAGTACTGAACCTCAAA GGATACGTTCTTGGTAATCCCTTGACATACTTAAAACAAGACTTTAACTATAGAGTTGAATACGCTAATCGAATGGCACTTTTATCGGATACAATTTACAAG TCAGCAAAAAGGAATTGCAAGGGTAATTACGTTGACGTAGATCCAAACAATCAATTATGCCTCAACGCTCTCAAAATTGTGGACAAG TGCGTTGGGAAGGTAAGCTTAGAGCATATACTTCTACCTAACTGCCATGGAACGGATTTAAATTCTTTTGTTGAAGACAGTGTCACAGATTTTGCCGCTCCTTATGAGCAACAGAAGTGCAAG AATGATAGGCGCAAGTTCTCAAATATTTGGATGAATTATATAGATGTTCAGAAAGCTCTGAAAATTCGAgag GGAACAAAAACTGCATGGGCAAGATGCAATCGTACCTTACCTTACATTTACGGTTATGAAAGCAGTATTGGTCTTCACCGAAATTTCACCCACAAATTCCTTCGTGCTCTGATTTACAG TGGAGATCATGACATGACTATTCCTTATTTGAGCACTCACGCATGGATAAAATCCCTGCATTTGGGAATTGAAGATGACTGGAGACCATGGTTTTCTGATGATGATCAAGTTGCAGG GTACACAATCAGATATGCAAATGAAAAGTACCATTTGACATTTGCAACTATAAAG GGAGGTGCGCACACCGCTCCGGAGTTCAATCCTCAAGAGTGTTTTGCAATGATCAGTAGGTGGTTTGCCTCTTTTATTCTTTAG